The genomic DNA gtgaatCACCACATCCTGCCCTTtgtgtggctttgttgttgtttcagatttttaaattttgttttatatgtatcattgttttgcttgtatgtatgtctatgcactgcTTTCATGCccgtgcctgcagaggtcagaagagggcgtcaaatcctctgggactggagttacagaaggttgtgagccaccatactggtgctggaaattaaacctgGGTACTATGGAAGAGCTGTTAAACCAActctcaagtttttgtttttaggttttttgtgacagagtctctctatgtagccctggctgtcctggaactcactatgtagaccaggctggccttgaacgcatagagatctgcctgtctctgcctcctgagtgctgggattagaggtgtgtgacTACTTTAtgtacgtttttttttttttttttaagtttttttgtttttgtttttgtttttaagtttttaaaaaaattatttatatgtacatttggtgtttggcatACATATAGGTCTGAGTGAGAAAGTAGGACCcactggaatttgagttacagacaagacagttgtgagctgccttgtgggtgctgggaatccaaccagggtcctctggaagagcatccaatgctcttaacccctgagccatatttccagcctcttttatgttcctttttaatataaaacttgatttttttttttgttcttgcaTGTGCATGAGATATGTCTTAAGTGTGCACGTGTCATGGCacacttgtagaggtcagaggacaactgtgtggGGTTGGTTCTCCCCTCCCACTTTAAGTTGGTTACTGAGGGATCCAATTCATGTCgtcagggttggcagcaagcacttcccTCCtcaagccctctctccagccctggaagacCTTATGTCTTTATGTGGGCTGTCTGGTTCTCATACCCTAACCCACCTCTGTCTTTGGACTTACCTTTCATCTGACTTCCACTTCTGCTAACACTGAGAAGACTCACTCTGGGCTGAAACATctctgaggcagggtgtctctttAGGGAGACTCTAAAGGGGTTAGGAGGCTGGGGCTGTTTCTCAGTTCGCAGAGCACGTGCCTTGCATGCAGCTGGCTTCCACTAAGGCACTGTGTAAACTAGATGTAGCCACATACATCTGTTGTCCTAGCGCCAGGGAGGTAGAAGcttggaggatcaggagttcaaggtggCTACGTgataagttggaggccagcctgggatacttgAGACTCTTGTCTGAAAGGATTGGGAGTTAGAGACTGGTCTTAGAGTGCCTCCTatcctgcccccccacccccacccccccccaaccccgtgtGTGTCTGCAGTGATCCTCTTTTGGCCGGCCTATCTCGGGACCCTGACTACTGTGTAGCTCACCTCTGCTcaccaccctccctctccatcaCATCTGTCAACGAGAGGGGCAAGTACTGGTATTTTTTGGAGGGCCTCGTAGACGCTAGAGGGCTAGGAGGGGCCAACAGTGGCAAGCTTGTTCTCACTTGTCCCTGAAGGAagccttctcctcccctcaccccatcccaggGTCCTTCTCAGTCAAAGCTTTGGACTGTATGACCCACTGGTCCAGGAACTTGGAGCCTGAGATCCTGACCGCTGGTCCCAAACAAGCAGTGAAGTGTGCGGGCTGGCAGAAGGAGGAGTGGGACCTGgttcctcagcctcatgaggacgGTATATCCTACTCCAACTCAGACCTGCACAAGGAACATTGTCATGACCAGGACCTTGTGAAGAGGAATCACAGTACAGCCAAGGTGATGCCCGCACCCGCCCTTAGGGAGCCCTCGTTAACCTAGGGATGCACTTGCTGTGTGCCGCTGTGGAGCCAGGGAAGGGTTTGCCCGGCAGGGACCTACACACAGCACCtccaggagggaggggggaaggaatgggaggaatcctacttgtgtttttgttttcttttttttttttttttttgcttgtttgttgtgagacagtgtctcttgtaGCCAAAGCTGGATCTGAACCCCCCtatcttctgcctccatctcctgaatgctagaattataggAAAGAGACattatgtctttgtttgtttatttgtttggtgggctttttgttcttgttggtgttgctgttttgttttgttttgagacagggtttccctgtgtagccctgactgtcttggagctcactctgtagaccaggctggtctggaactcagacatccacttgcctctgcctcctgagtgctgggattaaaggtgtgcaacaccactgcctgcctgactttaatttttttgaaggtgtgtgtgtgtgtgtgtgtgtgtgtgtgtgtgtgtgtgcacttgacaACAGTTCCCTAAGAGgccagtccagaagagggcatcaggtccctggAGCTAAAATTCAGGTAGATAGTTGAGAGCCTTCTGACCTGGATAATGGGGTGCTTAAGAACATTATgcactttatttattatatttactttggtttttcaagacagggtttctctgtgtagccttggctgtcctagacttgctttgtagaccaggatggccaagaACTAacagtgaaccacctgcctctgcctcccaagtgctgagattaaaggtgtgtgccaccacacccagctgcacttttttttttaagatttatttttttatttatacagtattctgcccacatgtgtgcctgcccaccacaagaaggcactagatctcattacaggtggttgtaagccacagtATGGttattggaaattgaactcaggacctctggaagagcagaagatgctcttaacctctgagccatctttccagctccattatgcactttttaaaagacaatagtataaggccaggtatggtggcacatgcctttaatcccagcactcaggaggcagaggcaggtggatgtctgggttcaaggccagcctactttatagagtgagtccaggacagctaaggctacccagagaaactctgtctggaaaaaacaaacaaacaaacaaacaaacaagacagtgtagggggggctggagagatgactgctcttccggaggtcctgagttcaagtcccagcaaccacatggtggctcacaaccatctataatgtgatctgatgccctcttctggcatgcaggtagtGAACtgtaaacatacttttaaaaatcttaaaaaaaaaaaaaaaaaaaagacagtgtagccctagctggtctggaactcactatgtaattcACACGGTGACcgcaaagtcacagagatctgcctgcctctacctcccaagtgctgggattaaaggcgtgtgccaccaggccccatatatatacatgtatgtgcacattagTACAAGATGTCTGTCTATGGAAGCCAGCAGGGGGAATCAGCTCTCCTGGAGCTAAAGTTTTACGTGGTTGTGGGCCACCCAATCTGGATACTGGGAGCCAAATTCCAGGCTCCTGCCAGAGCAGTGCATTGAGCTATGTGTTAAGACAGAAGGGcatccgtttgtttgtttgatgtttcttgtttctgtgtctATTTGGTTTccgattgtgtgtgtgtgagactcatGCTTGTGTTTAAAATTGTGAGTCTATGTGGGTTGATCGTGTTTAGCAACAGCTTGTGGCTGGGTagtggtgcctcacacctttaatcccagcactcaggaggcagaggcactctgtgagttcaaggctagcctggtctacagagcaagttccaggacagccaaggctacacagagaaacaaaacaaaataaaaggaacgcAGCTTGTGGCGGCATGTCAAGTAAGTGCTGATGGTGGTCACTGTAGACAGACATCACTGTCGCTGCTCTTAAAGCGAAAGGTCAAATCAGGGATAGCCTGGCATCTGCTTTCTGTCAGGGTCAATCCAGAGGCCCACAGACATTTGAGATGAGGCGCACAAGTGGACTTGTGAGCATGTGCAGATGGTGACCTTGGGGGTAGGGCCAGTGGATGAATGTCCCTGGACACAGTGTTGAGATAACCGGCACTCAAGAGAAGCACTCCCGTGCTACCCTCTGAACTGCAGCACAGTGAACAATCTAGGAATAAAGTATCATTCTGTTCTCTTGCCCCAGAAGTACCTGGAGTCTGGCTCTTCCAAAGTAAGAGGTAAGCCTGGAGGGGGGAGACATTTGGGTCTCTCTcctcacttaatttttaaaaaagatttatttattttatttattgtatatgagtgctttacctaaggaagagggcatcagatcacgttataggtggtcgtgagtcaccatgtggttgctgggaattgaactcaggacctccagaagagcaggtggtgccctcaactactgagccatctttccagcccatccccacttaatctttattttacttttactttagtTACGTCCTGTGTTTAGGGGGGGTTGGGGATACGTGTGTGCCACACACATTGGAAGGTTAGGGGACAACTCaccagagttggttctctcctaccctgTGGGTTCCTGCCATTAGCCTCTTCAGACTTGATGTCAAGTGCCTTTTACCCACTGGCCGCCTTGCAGGCTCACTTTCCACTGTCTTCTCCAGTATCAAGATTCATGCTCATTAAATGCCTCAAGGGGCTCCCCGGCTTTATATtagccccttcctctcccctagcccctgccccccccaaaatcTCTGCCCTGATTTTACCTCAGCAATGGCTTACACTCTTGCCTCTGCCCACAGTTAAGAATACCATGATAATTCCTGACTCTCAGAAGCTCTTGCGAAGTGAACTGGAGTCTCTCAGGACCCAGCTTCAGGCTCAGACTAAGGTGAGCCCCCCTCCACCCTCTGCACCCTGTGTTCTCATGCTCCTCCCCACTCCAGGGCCTCACCTCCTACCTCTCCAGGCCTTCGAGTTCCTGAACCACTCTGTGAccatgctggagaaggagagctgCCTACAACAGATCAAGATCCAGCAGCTTGAAGGTAAGGACTAGATGGAGGCGGAGGTCTGCACAAGGTTTCCCCAGAGGGAAAAATAAGTAACAGGTCAAGGTCAAACCAAggtcaggagggaggcagaggttggcggatctctgtgagttcgaggccagcctggtctacaaagtgaatccaggacagtcaaggatacacagagaaaccctgtctgcggtgggggtcgggggcagggggaaggaaagaaaagaaaaagagagaaaaggcggGGGGTGGGTCAGGAAAGCTGGAGTCCAAGCTAGCCTCAGACCCACATCTTTTGCCACCTTCTGGGCCTGggcctcagttggtagagcacatgcctagcatgcatgaagccctgggttccatctccagtcTGGACTAAAACTGGACCAGATGATTCGCGCCTGTGGTCCTAGCACTCCAgagagggaagcaagagaaacgTTGGAGGTTATCATCCAGTTAgggagttgaaggtcagcctgggctagagattctgtctggaaaataaaagataaaaacagagccctagcgggctggagagatggctcggtggtaaagaacactgtctgctcttccagaggtcctgagttcaattcccagcagccacatagtggcCACAACTATCTATACTAGGATCTGGTGACCCCTTCTGGCATGaagaggtgtacatgcagatagagcaccatatattaaacaaacaaacaaacaaacaaacaaacaaccccaaaagaACCAGAGCCCTGGGCTGAGGGATAGCTTGTCAGTTAAGAGCGTCAGCTGcccatgcagaggacccagattctgttcccagcatccacatgatggctcacaaccctctataactttagttccaggagataggacaccttcttctggcctccatgggcaccaggtaaaacacccataaaacaaaagccacagtgaggcacggtggtgcacacctgcaatcccagcactagaggaggcagaggcaggtggagctctgtgagtttgagcctagcttgctctataaagttagtccaggacagccaaagctacacagagaaacctggtctcaaaaacaaaaacaaaaaaccccaaacaaacaaaacaaaccagaaaccccaaacaacaacaaaaacataaaccacataaaaataagtaatctctttttgtcttgttgtttga from Acomys russatus chromosome 14, mAcoRus1.1, whole genome shotgun sequence includes the following:
- the LOC127198203 gene encoding coiled-coil domain-containing protein 159-like isoform X2; this encodes MSDPLLAGLSRDPDYCVAHLCSPPSLSITSVNERGSFSVKALDCMTHWSRNLEPEILTAGPKQAVKCAGWQKEEWDLVPQPHEDGISYSNSDLHKEHCHDQDLVKRNHSTAKVMPAPALREPSLT
- the LOC127198203 gene encoding coiled-coil domain-containing protein 159-like isoform X1; amino-acid sequence: MRASVVLSDPLLAGLSRDPDYCVAHLCSPPSLSITSVNERGSFSVKALDCMTHWSRNLEPEILTAGPKQAVKCAGWQKEEWDLVPQPHEDGISYSNSDLHKEHCHDQDLVKRNHSTAKVMPAPALREPSLT